A window of the Brachyhypopomus gauderio isolate BG-103 chromosome 14, BGAUD_0.2, whole genome shotgun sequence genome harbors these coding sequences:
- the LOC143474619 gene encoding centrosomal protein of 164 kDa-like codes for MSFFHRRTDQPRPGQEQKNFIDTPGFTTHGVPYNPQATVIHTDPCGPAPFPHRRTAGPSDVGHVNTPVEGPLHTGPDMERQRHLAQPHVQGEVLRQMDPVNLQPDADALQRPVGDQLILEEDYDENYIPSEQDIHDFARQIGIDPEREPELLWLAREVAVAPLPPEWKPCQDVTGEVYYFNFSTGQSTWDHPCDEHYRQLVAQERERAHHGRTASAISGSASTGTTKNKEKKKKKKKEKKKKEPEGLKAPRLLAPLAPLRGMCDLSVPGLRGSLGNSTDLHPLKSSLGVNQG; via the exons ATGAGTTTTTTCCACAGGAGAAccgaccagccaaggcctggacaggaacagaagaacttcatagacacaccaggttttacaactcatg gtgtaccctacaacccccaagcgacagtgatccacacggatccctgtggaccagcacccttccctcacagaaggacggcgggaccctcagatgtcggccatgttaacacccctgtagaaggaccactccacactg gccctgacatggagaggcagagacaccttgctcagccccatgttcaaggcgaggTCCTGAGACAGATGGATCCAGTCAACCTCCAGCCTGATG CAGATGCCCTTCAGAGACCAGTTGGAGACCAGCTGATCCTGGAAGAGGATTATGATGAGAATTATATCCCATCTGAACAAG ATATCCATGATTTTGCCAGACAAATTGGCATTGACCCTGAGAGGGAGCCAGAGCTCCTATGGCTGGCCAGAGAGGTGGCTGTAGCCCCACTACCTCCTGAATGGAAACCCTG tcaggatgtgactggagaagtttattacttcaacttctccacgggccagtccacctgggaccacccctgtgatgagcactaccgccaactagtggcccaggagcgggagcgtgctcaccacggccggactgcctctgccatctcaggctccgcctccacaggaaccacaaagaacaaggagaagaagaagaagaagaagaaggagaaaaaaaagaaggaaccagagggactgaaggccccaaga ctgctggctcctctggctccactgagagggatgtgtgacctttcagttccaggactgcgaggttccctgggcaactccacagaccttcatcctttaaagtcctcattaggggtaaat